One part of the Humulus lupulus chromosome 9, drHumLupu1.1, whole genome shotgun sequence genome encodes these proteins:
- the LOC133801169 gene encoding uncharacterized protein LOC133801169, whose amino-acid sequence MIALKAIRTPFTASKLKSFNTARLSNNNKKISTLCLSKSTDSNSEDPSPKGDTEKQELLARIAQLQTQKVRVSEFLDEKSSYLTQFAEEAEAEFGKVGEEALKELDEAGDRIMENIKGKMQEFEESAEQNRLEIEESEIELAALEGQMEEDRNEGLFFKNLRQRTPEQKAEAKEETRKIKQLTKQSAESKIRRNIYLGLIGLVVIAIADSIISSSSDWRKAAVLGVILAGLISQVIYEQSVLSDTKETGKTKSEDKK is encoded by the exons atgattGCACTCAAAGCCATTCGAACTCCATTCACAGCCTCAAAACTCAAATCTTTCAACACAGCTAGATTgtccaacaacaacaaaaagatTTCGACCCTTTGCCTCAGCAAGTCCACTGATTCCAACTCCGAAGATCCCTCACCAAAAGGAGATACTGAGAAGCAAGAACTTCTTGCCCGCATAGCGCAACTTCAAACTCAGAAAGTTCGCGTTTCCGAGTTCTTAGACGAAAAATCATCCTATCTAACACAGTTTGCAGAAGAAGCTGAAGCTGAATTTGGCAAGGTTGGAGAAGAAGCTTTGAAAGAACTCGATGAAGCTGGTGACAGG ATAATGGAGAATATCAAGGGAAAAATGCAGGAATTCGAGGAGTCTGCAGAGCAGAACAGGCTGGAGATTGAGGAGAGTGAAATCGAGTTAGCAGCACTTGAAGGTCAGATGGAAGAAGACCGAAATGAAGGCTTGTTCTTTAAGAACCTGAGGCAGAGGACACCAGAACAGAAAGCGGAAGCTAAGGAGGAAACGAGAAAGATTAAACAGCTTACGAAACAAAGTGCGGAATCAAAGATCAGGAGAAACATTTACCTTGGGTTGATTGGGTTGGTAGTCATTGCAATTGCTGATTCTATCATCTCTTCATCGTCCGACTGGCGAAAAGCGGCTGTTCTCGGGGTCATTTTAGCAGGTTTGATTTCACAAGTCATCTATGAGCAGAGTGTACTGTCAGATACAAAAGAAACAGGAAAAACTAAGTCGGAGGACAAGAAGTGA
- the LOC133801168 gene encoding pentatricopeptide repeat-containing protein At3g09060, whose translation MVEFPKYLSPKKLLNLLKAEKNPHTALALFYSASRDPSFAHSSTIFHHILRRLVDPKLVSHVGRVVELIKTQKCECPEDVALTVIKAYAKSSMPDQALDVFQRMDEIFGCQPEIRSYNSLLNAFVESNDWDQAESFFSSFETNGVTPDLQTYNILVKISCKKRQFEKAKMLLNWLWDNGFKPDVFSYGTLINALAKSGNLQDALDVFDEMSQRGVDPDVMCYNILIHGLFRKGDSEKANEIWERLLEESTVYPNAVTYNVMINGLCKCGKFNESFEIWNRMKENEREQDLFTYSSMIHGLCEAQNVNGAEKVYKEMVESGVLPDVITNNAMLNGLCQAGKIKECFELWEVMGRSGCRNVVSYNILLKGLFENGKLEEAIFIWEHLLEKGRVPDSTTYGVLVHGLCSNGYLDKALCILKEAENRGGDLDMFAYSSLINGLCKQRRLDEAAIVVDQIGQRGYKVNSYVCNSLIGGFVRASKLEAAISFFREMSNKGYSPTVVSYNILINGLCKAERFSDAYNFVKEMLGKGWEPDMVTYSLLMDGLCQGKKIEMALNLWQQVRDKGLKPDVTMHNIIIHGLCSAGKVENALELYFQMRQGDCIPNLVTHNTLMEGFFKARDCNKASGIWARILKHGLQPDIISYNITFKGLCSCNRLSDAIIYLEDALSHGTLPTAITWNILVRAVLNSGNMT comes from the coding sequence ATGGTGGAGTTCCCCAAGTATCTCTCTCCAAAGAAACTTCTGAATCTACTCAAAGCCGAAAAGAACCCTCACACCGCACTCGCACTCTTCTACTCAGCGAGTCGCGACCCGAGTTTTGCACATTCCTCCACCATCTTCCACCACATCCTCCGCCGATTGGTCGACCCGAAGCTCGTCAGTCACGTGGGCCGGGTCGTCGAACTGATTAAGACCCAAAAATGTGAGTGCCCTGAGGATGTTGCATTGACAGTGATCAAGGCCTACGCGAAAAGCTCCATGCCTGATCAAGCACTGGATGTGTTTCAGCGAATGGATGAGATATTTGGGTGTCAACCCGAAATAAGGTCGTATAACTCTTTGCTTAATGCTTTCGTCGAATCAAACGATTGGGATCAAGCCGAGTCGTTTTTTTCGTCCTTTGAGACAAATGGGGTAACTCCTGATTTACAAACTTATAATATTTTGGTAAAAATTTCGTGCAAGAAACGTCAGTTTGAGAAGGCAAAGATGTTGTTGAATTGGTTGTGGGATAATGGTTTCAAACCCGATGTGTTCAGCTATGGTACTTTGATCAATGCGCTTGCGAAGAGTGGGAACTTGCAAGATGCTTTGGATGTGTTTGATGAAATGTCTCAAAGAGGGGTTGACCCTGATGTTATGTGttataatattttgattcatgGGTTGTTTAGAAAAGGTGATTCTGAGAAGGCTAATGAGATTTGGGAGAGGTTGTTGGAAGAGTCCACAGTATATCCAAATGCCGTGACTTATAATGTCATGATTAATGGTTTGTGCAAATGTGGGAAGTTCAATGAGAGTTTCGAAATATGGAATAGGATGAAGGAGAACGAGAGAGAGCAGGACTTGTTTACTTACAGCTCAATGATTCATGGTTTGTGCGAAGCTCAAAATGTAAATGGTGCTGAGAAAGTTTACAAAGAGATGGTTGAGAGTGGTGTGTTGCCTGATGTTATTACCAATAATGCAATGCTTAACGGGCTTTGTCAAGCGGGAAAGATTAAAGAGTGCTTCGAGTTGTGGGAGGTTATGGGTAGAAGTGGTTGTCGTAATGTTGTGAGTTATAACATATTACTCAAAGGATTGTTTGAGAATGGAAAGCTGGAAGAAGCTATTTTTATTTGGGAACATTTGCTTGAGAAGGGTCGTGTCCCAGATTCCACAACTTATGGTGTATTAGTTCATGGATTATGTAGTAATGGGTACTTGGATAAGGCTTTATGTATATTGAAAGAGGCAGAAAACAGGGGAGGTGATCTGGACATGTTTGCATATTCCTCATTGATTAACGGGCTGTGCAAACAAAGAAGATTAGATGAAGCGGCCATAGTTGTTGATCAAATAGGTCAACGTGGCTATAAAGTGAATTCTTATGTTTGTAATTcattgattggtggatttgtcCGAGCTTCCAAACTCGAAGCAGCAATTAGCTTTTTCCGGGAAATGAGCAACAAGGGATACTCTCCTACAGTTGTCTCGTATAATATTCTCATAAATGGTTTGTGCAAAGCAGAAAGATTTAGTGATGCATATAATTTCGTTAAGGAAATGCTTGGAAAGGGATGGGAACCAGATATGGTCACGTATAGCTTGTTGATGGATGGCCTTTGTCAGGGCAAAAAAATCGAGATGGCTCTCAACTTGTGGCAGCAAGTTCGTGACAAAGGTTTGAAGCCTGATGTGACTATGCACAACATTATAATTCACGGTCTTTGCTCTGCAGGCAAGGTGGAAAATGCTTTGGAACTCTATTTTCAGATGAGGCAGGGTGACTGCATTCCAAATCTTGTGACGCACAACACCCTCATGGAGGGATTTTTCAAAGCCAGAGACTGTAATAAGGCATCAGGGATATGGGCCCGCATTTTAAAACATGGGCTGCAGCCAGATATCATATCATATAATATTACTTTCAAGGGGCTTTGCTCTTGCAATAGACTATCAGATGCTATTATATATTTGGAGGACGCTTTGAGTCATGGAACTCTTCCTACTGCCATAACATGGAACATTCTTGTCAGAGCGGTACTCAACAGTGGGAATATGACTTAA